A section of the Delphinus delphis chromosome 1, mDelDel1.2, whole genome shotgun sequence genome encodes:
- the TMEM81 gene encoding transmembrane protein 81: MKTLATSFILGNLVLAFYLPLVVTLPKTLAIPEKLQEAVGKVIVNATTCTVTCGLGYKEETVCEVGPDGVRRKCKSQRLECLTNWICGMLHFTVLIGQEFKLSCLSSDILEVGQEAFRFTWRLARGIISTDDEVFKPFRASSHFIKFQSAQEYDSGTYRCDVQLLKNLRLVKRLYFGLRVLPPDLVNLNFHQSLTEDQKLVDEGLEVNLDNYSRPQRPPWKKKVTIAVGIGIASGVTGGVLVSIALCGALRVIHSSAILET; this comes from the coding sequence ATGAAGACTTTGGCCACTAGTTTCATCCTTGGGAACCTGGTGTTGGCCTTCTATCTCCCTTTGGTGGTGACTTTACCTAAAACACTGGCCATTCCTGAGAAACTGCAAGAAGCTGTGGGGAAAGTTATTGTCAATGCCACAACCTGTACTGTCACCTGTGGCCTTGGCTATAAGGAGGAGACcgtctgtgaggtgggccctgaTGGAGTGAGAAGGAAGTGTAAGTCTCAGCGCTTGGAATGTCTGACCAACTGGATCTGTGGAATGCTCCATTTCACCGTTCTCATAGGGCAGGAATTTAAGCTGAGCTGTCTGAGTTCAGACATCCTGGAGGTTGGACAGGAAGCTTTCCGATTCACCTGGAGACTTGCTCGGGGTATCATCTCAACTGATGATGAAGTCTTCAAACCCTTCCGAGCCAGTTCCCACTTTATAAAGTTTCAGTCCGCTCAGGAGTATGACTCTGGGACCTACCGGTGTGACGTGCAGCTGTTAAAGAACTTGAGACTTGTCAAGAGGCTCTATTTCGGGCTGAGGGTCCTTCCTCCTGACTTGGTGAACCTGAATTTCCATCAGTCCCTTACTGAGGATCAGAAGTTAGTAGATGAGGGCCTGGAAGTGAATCTGGACAACTATTCCAGGCCTCAGCGCCCACCGTGGAAAAAGAAGGTGACCATAGCTGTGGGGATAGGAATTGCCAGTGGTGTGACTGGTGGCGTGTTGGTGAGCATCGCCCTGTGCGGTGCACTGAGGGTGATCCACAGCAGTGCCATCCTTGAGACCTGA